A stretch of DNA from uncultured Fibrobacter sp.:
GGCGACAGCGGTGCCGATGCCGGCGATTCCAACAACAACTGGAAAAAGGATAGTTCTTCGGATCCGTCTGTGTTGATCGATGTCCGCGATGGCGAACAGTATCGCACGGTGCGAATCGGTAACCAGCTTTGGATGGCCGAGAACCTGCGTTTTTACGATACTCTTTGGAGTCCTACGCTTCCAGATTATTCTGAAGCCGATGAATTTGGTCGCCTTTATACTTATGGCGCGGCGATGGCCGGACATGATTACATCGATTCCGGCTACAACGAAGGCATTTGCCCCGTTGGCTGGCATTTACCCTCTATGGCTGAATTTGATGTTTTGAAAAACTTCGTCTCTGAGTTTTGCCCGTCCGTCGATAGTTGCTTAAGATCTACGGAGGGTTGGGATTTTGCGGGTAATGACAGGTTCGGTTTTAATGCAAAACATCCTTCTGAAACGAACATAGTCCGTTATTGGACAAGTAACTCGGCAGACGACGGCATGCGTATCAATACGGACCACGGGTATACTTATAGATCCAACAGCAGCGATGCCGTGATGTATGTCTTGCGGGATTCGTATGGTTATAATACCTTTAGCGCTGATTTTGCGGCCAAGGTGAATCTGTTTTACGTGCGTTGTGTCAAGGGCAGCGATGTGGACTCTGCGGCCTACATGGATAACTATCTAAAGGGCCGCGAGAATATGATTGAGTACTTGAGCAGTTCTGCAGCTTACCAAGCATACCTTAGTAGTAGTTCTGCTGCCGAATGGGCGAGAGTGCAGCAAGGTGCAAAGAAATACTTTAATCCTGACTTGAACTATGGGGAATTTGTGGACGCCCGCGATGGTCAGACTTATGGTTTCCTGCAAATCGGTAACTATACCTGGATGGCCGAAAATATGAGGTATTTCTTTAAGGGACTGTATAACAGTTATTGTGAAGAGTACTTGGGTTGCGTAACGCGTTTCTATGCAGATACTGTCAAATATTTCCTGACAGGATTCCGTTACCCCGATACATTGTTGAGTCAAGTTTGCCCTGCGGGCTGGCATGTGCCTTCAAGTGCGGAATGGAACGACTTGAGCGAAACGGCTGTTAGCTCTGGCAACTTGCTTGCAAACGATAAGAATTGGGATTCTCGAGCCCAGGCGACCAATTCCACGGGCTTTACCGTTATTACGACTACTTCGGACTATGATGACGTTCCGGAATCAAGCCCGTTTAACGAAGCGGATTTTTGGGTCCTCAGTGATTCGGTGTCCGTGACTTACAGGTTGGACACGATTTATGTCGCTGCGGACACGTTGAAACCTTTTGTGCCTTCGGATGGTGATTCGATTGTACTCGTTGATTCTACTGGTACAGATTCAAGTGGTGCAGATGTTGAAATTGACCCGACTCCTGCCATACTCTCTGTGGACTCTGTTCGTGTAGAAACCAAGTATTATGTGTACTATGAATATGAATGGGTGTTCAATAGATTTGAATACGATGTGACATCGAGAAGCTACAATTCTTACGTACGCTGCGTCAAGGATTATTGATTATATAACTTGATTGATAGACTGGGATTACGAAAAAGGTGGAAACATAACGTTTCCACCTTTTTCGGTTCTTATGGAAAGAGAAATGCTTACTTGAACTGGGCGGTAATGCTCATGTTGCCGTTGATGTCAATCAGGCGCGGGTTAGCGGTGTTGCCGTCAGACCAGCCGTTAAATACGCTTCCGGCCGTAGGAATAGCTTGCAACTGCATCTGCATTCCGGTGAAGAACTTGCCTTGGTAATTGCTGCTCGGCAGCTTCATGCCTTCGACAAGAACCGTGCCGTTTCCGCTAGAAGAAATGCTGACGGTTGCTTCGCCCTGCAGGCCAAAGTAGGTTGCCATTTCCTGTCTGAATGTCTGAGTGCGGTTCTGGGCGAATCTCAGAATGTCAGCGCCAGAAGGAGACCAGTTGTACTTAGCCTGGTTGCGGGGCCAGCGCTGTTCGTCGCGGGATTGTTCGGTGCTCGGAATCATGGCTGCCATCGTCTGCACGGCCTTCTGAACCTTTTCGTAAGTCAGGTAGTCGTTCAAGAGAATGCAACCCTGGTTGATGAACAAACGCTTGAAATCGGGGTTGGCCAAGAGCTTTTTCAGCATGTTGCCAATCGTGGTGTTGGCGCCCGAGCTCCAGCCGCCCATGCCGCCGATATTCCAGTTTCCGCCCATGCCGCCCGGACCACCAGGCTGCTGCGTTGCGCCGCCCTGATTGCCCTGGTTGTTATCCATGGTAGCGCTACCCAAAACCCACTGGAACATGTTCTGGCTTTCGGTATCGAAACCCATGATGCCCGGGGTAAAGCCGTAACCGTGGTCGACGTCAAAGATCATGAACTTGAACGGATGACCGTTATTGGGGCTGCCCCAAGCGCGGATGTTGTTGTTCGGCCAGTCACCGTTATGAATGTACATTTCGGCAATCATGTACTGGGCGAAACTGCTCACGTTCAATTTTTGCTTGATTTCTTCGTAAGACGGGTTGTTTTCGCCTGCGAAGTTTCCACTGGTAATCGTGTTCGTCAGCTGGCCGAATTCGGTGCTAGAGGCGCCGTTGGTGCCGCTGGGGGCCCATCCGTTGACGCAGCCCTGATCGCCATTGGCGCAGTTCTTGACAACGTTGATGCTCTTGGAATCAATGCCGTAGTTGGTTTCGACAAAGCTTCTGTTCAAGCGTTCGCGCAAGTCGTGAATGCCGAAGTATTCGCCGTTGTAGAACACCACCACCTGCAAACTACGCTGGTAGTCCACTTCGGTGCCTTCCATAAGGCTCACCAGCATCGGGTCGCCAAAGTAGTCGGTCCAGAAACGGTTGCCGTTGTTGCGCAGGTTGAAGCTCTTCATCTTCTTTGCTTCGGGGCGAGTCTTGAAGAACGAATACTTGAGAACCTTGTCGCCGTAGTCGTCGTTGTCCATCTTGATGGCAACGCTCTTCTTGGGTTTGTAACGGCTGTAGTTACCGATAATCGAAATGCCTGCGTCGATTTCCCAGGTCTTTTCAGTGGTAGAGCTTCCGTTTTCGAAGTATTCCACGTGAACGGGGAGCTCGTCGTCTTTCCAGAAGTTAGCCTGTTTGCAGGGTTCTGTGCACTTGGGGTTATTGGTGTCATCGCCACCAGCACCGGCCCACATACCCATGCCGCCGGGGTTATTGGTCAAATCTCCAGTTGCGTAAAGGCCCTTGGAGGAGTCGAACATGTCGGTGTGATTCACGGTCAGTGCCACCACAGGCATCGAAACTTTTTCGTTGATAAAGTAAGTCTGCGTGGTGGTATCGGCCGGCTGGCCGTTCACGAATTCAGAGCAGCGGATAACGGTGTTTTCTGTAATCTGCTTTGCCTGAGTGAGCGATTCGGAATTCTGGGTGGGGAAGGAACCGTCAAAGGTACACTTAATCTGGCCGCCCTTTTGCGGGGTCGGCGGTTCAATCGTCAAGTTGGAATAGAAACCTGCCTTCGGGAGGAAGGTTGCTTTGGCCTTGTGGTTGTCTTCGTAATCCTTGAGTCCGCTTGAAGAGGACTGCGGCTGCGATGCGGAAGAAACTTGAATATTCTGGTTCGGGTCGTTCGGATCCGGATTCGGCGTGCCGTTCGGGTCTAGCGAGGCGCTGGAATTTGCGGGCTGCGAATTGCTCGACGGATTGTCTTGATTCGGAACAGGGTCCGGAATAACGACGGGAACTTGAACCGTGTCGCCCGTATTGGGGTCAACTACCTGGAAAGCGGGAACCGTGTCGCCGGTTTCGGGGTTGACATAAGGAACGGTCGGAATGGTATCGCCTGTGGAAGGGTCGATATAATCGCCTGTATTGGGGTCGATATAAGGCGTGGTGTAGGGATCTTCTCCAATCGACGGAGTCGGATCGGTAAGTGCGTTGATGTCTTTGGCGTCGTCAGAGCAACCGATTAGCATTGCGCTGGCGATAACTGGTAGAAGAATGATTTTTTTCTGCATAGCAGGCCCCTAGCAATAAAGCTTTTTCTCTCAACACCGTAGGTTAAAGTAACAAGTTTTATTTCAAAAAGGCCTTTGTTAATGCATTCTTTACAGTTTTTTGTTGTTGTTTGATGTAAATCACGGACGTTTAAAAATTTCGTGGGGTGAAATGTTCCGAAAATTGGAAATTTGTAAAAATTTCGCAGTTTTTTGTGTAAAAATAAATGCCCGGACGGGGGTCCGGGCATTCAAAATGAGTATGAAAATTGAGCTAGAAAATTACTTCTTGCTGCACTTGCATTCGGCGATGCACTTGTAAGCGATACCGCCGATTACGCCACCGAGAATCGGGGCCACCCAGAAGAGCCAGAGCTGCTTGATAGCGGCGCCGCCAACGAACACAGCCATAGCGGTAGAGCGGGCCGGGTTCACGGAGGTGTTGGTCACCGGGATAGAGATGAGGTGGATGAGCGTGAGGCAGAGGCCGATAGCGATCGGGGCGAAGCCTGCCGGAGCACGGCCATCGGTAGCACCCATGATCACGAACAGGAAGATGGCCGTGAGCACGGTTTCGATGAGGAATGCGGAGAGCATGCCGGAGGTCTTGCCGCCAAAGGCGTTCAGGCCGTCCTTGAGGGAATCGGACCAGCCGTTGGTAGCGAAGGCGCCGATGCCTGCGTTGGTGAGGTCGGGGCATGCAATCACGTAGAGGAGCGCTGCTGCGATAATACCACCGATAACCTGGGCGGCGATGTATGCCGGGGCTTCCTTAGCGGGGAAGCGGCCGCCGGCAACCTGACCGAGCGTGACAGCCGGGTTCAAGTGGCAGCCCGAAATGTGACCGATGGCGTATGCCATGGTGAGCACCGTAAGGCCGAAGGCGAGCGATACGCCCACGTAACCGATACCGGTGGTGGGAACGCCGCAAGCGAGCACGGCTGCACCGCAGCCGCCAAACACAAGCCAGAAGGTGCCGATAGCTTCGGCAATAGCACGAGTAGTAAGTTTCATTTGATTTTTCTCCATATTGGGGTTAAGAGTCTTTGCTCAATTTAGCAAAGACTGATTCCCAAATGCCGAAAATGAATGTGAAAAAATGTTTTCGTGCGGAAACGCACACAGACCGCTCGCCTCTATTGTATTAACAAGAATGTGATATCGTCTCGCTCTCGCAACCACGCCTCGTTAATACGAGGCGTTTGTTGCTCACACAGACCGCTCCTACAAAAGACCGTAAAAAAATAGTCCGGTTTGAACCGGACTATTTTGAAAGGGACGTAACCTTACGATTATTTCTTTTCCGCCGTCTTGGGCATCTGCACGGAGATGTGGATGTCCTGCAACTGCTGGAGGTCCACTTCGCTCGGGCACTGGTCCATTGGGCTAGAAGCGCTCGTGTTCTTCGGGAACGCGATGTAGTCACGGATAGATTCTTCACCTTCCATGGTAGCGACAACGCGGTCGAGACCGAAGGCGAGACCGCCGTGCGGAGGAGCGCCGTACTTGAAGGCGTCAACGAAGAAGCCGAACTTGGTGCGAACCTGTTCTTCGGAGAGACCGAGCAGGCGGAACACCTTTTCCTGAACTTCAGGGTTGTGAATACGGATAGAACCACCGCCGATTTCAACACCATTAAGAACGAGGTCATAAGCTTCGGCATTGCAATCCTTGAGGTTGCCACCGAGCATCATGTCCAGGTGTTCCGGAAGCGGGTTGGTGAACGGGTGGTGCATAGCCATGTAGCGGCCTTCGGTGTCGCTGTATTCGAACATCGGGAATTCGGTAATCCACACAAATTCACGCTTCTTCGGATCGCGGAGACCCTTGATACGGGCGACTTCCAAGCGGAGCTGACCCATAGCGGTTGCAGCAACTTTTTCGGGGCCTGCGATGAAGAACATCATGTCGCCGCACTTAGCGCCAACGGCGTCGCGGAGTTCGTTGAGCTGTTCGGTAGTAAAGAACTTGCCGACCTGAGTTTCCACTTCGTCATTTTCCTTGACGCGCATCCACACGAGGCCCTTGGAACCGTACTTGGCAACGTAAGCGGTGAGTTCGTCGATCTGCTTACGAGTAAAGTCAACGCAACCCTTGGCAGCGATACCGCGGATCTTGCCACCGGCGGCAACGCAGTTCTTGAACACGCCGAAGTTGGATTTTGCACCGATTTCGGACACATCGTGGATTTCGAGGTCGAAGCGGAGGTCCGGCTTGTCGGAACCGTACTTGAGCATGGCTTCAGCCCACTTCATACGGCGGATGTGGCGCGGCGGTTCGAAGTTCCAAACCTTGCCCAAAACTTCAGTCACGAACTTGTCGAACATTTCCATGACTTCGTCCTGGTTCACAAAGGACATTTCGACGTCGATCTGCGTGAATTCCGGCTGACGGTCAGCGCGGAGGTCTTCGTCGCGGAAGCACTTGGCAATCTGGAAGTAGCGGTCCATGCCAGCGATCATCAAGAGCTGCTTGTACTGCTGCGGAGACTGCGGGAGGGCGTAGAACTTGCCCGGGTTCACGCGGGACGGCACGAGGTAGTCACGTGCGCCTTCCGGAGTGGACTTGCAAAGGCACGGAGTTTCGATGTTTTCAAAACCGTTAGCGTAGAAGAAATCGTACACGGCCTTGAGGAAGCGGCTCTTGAGGAGGAGCTTCTTCTGGATCCACGGACGGCGGAGGTCCAGGTAGCGGTACTGCAAGCGGAGGTCGTCGTTTTCCTTGCATTCTTCGTTCGGGTCGTTAATGGCGAGCGGAGAAGTGAGAGCGGCGTTCAGGATTTCGAGCTTGTCAGCCTTGACTTCGATTTCACCCGTGGCGAGCTTTTCGTTGGTGTTGCCTTCTTCGCGGGCGTAGACCTTACCAGTCACGTAAATAACGTATTCGTTACGGAGCTGTTCGGCGGTCTTCAACACGTCGGCGTTGTAGTCCGGGTTGAAAACGATCTGGGTCTTGCCATACTTGTCGCGGAGGTCAACGAAAATCACACCACCATGGTCACGGCGGCGATCCACCCAACCGGCGAGTGTTACGGTTTGGCCAACATCTTCCTTGCGAAGCTGGCCGCAGTTATGTGTACGTTTCATGGTTGTATCCTTGAAGATAATTTTTCGGGCGTAAATGTAGAAAAAATCGAACTAGTATGTCATCTCCTAAAATGACTTTTTAGCTTAAATTGACAAAAGCTCGTTTGCGATTTTGTGAATTTCGTCAAGAATTGCTTTTTTACGTTTTTCGGAAGGGTGCTTGGATCCGTTCATGTAGGCTGCCATGAGGGATTGCTGTATGCCAAGTCTGCGGGCAACCTCGGACATGTTGATTGGCTTTAGCTTCGGCGAAAGTTTTAGTGGGAACTGGTCTGGATTGAATATGGATTCAAATGAGATGTCTTCGTCGAGGTCGTCCCAGCGGAGGCCTTCAAAAGAGATTCTGTAATCAAGGCGCTGTTTTGGAGAGGCGCTTTTTAGACGTTCAAAATCTTTATAGTGCAATGTTGCGAGCCTGCCGTCTTTTGCGGTAAGCTTTAACCCGTTGCTTACAGGTTCTATTTTTTCTATTTCATCACGTTGCATTTACAGCTCCATGTTTTTGAAATACCTAACCCATTCTTTTTCAAAGTGTTCCTTGTTTTTAACGTGAACGGAATTTAGGATATAAAATTATATCCGTCAATTATTTTGTTGAGGGTGAATCTATTCTATATACGCCAGAATGCCGAAAAGTGTGAATTTTGAACCCATATGCAATGTTCTTATGTTTTACAGAAAATGTAAAATAAATTTGTTTGGTTTACAGAATTTGTAATATTTCAAAATTTTGTTTTCTGTGAAATTTGGATGAAATTGGCGTTTTTGGTGTGATTTAACAATTTTTGTAAAGTTGGCACATTTTTTGCAAATGGGGGCGTGGAAAATTGTAAAGAGAACTGAATTATGCCAATTAATTTTTCAAAATGGACCGGGTTGGGCAACGATTTCGTGTTGCTGGAACCGGGTGTGAC
This window harbors:
- the aspS gene encoding aspartate--tRNA ligase, with the translated sequence MKRTHNCGQLRKEDVGQTVTLAGWVDRRRDHGGVIFVDLRDKYGKTQIVFNPDYNADVLKTAEQLRNEYVIYVTGKVYAREEGNTNEKLATGEIEVKADKLEILNAALTSPLAINDPNEECKENDDLRLQYRYLDLRRPWIQKKLLLKSRFLKAVYDFFYANGFENIETPCLCKSTPEGARDYLVPSRVNPGKFYALPQSPQQYKQLLMIAGMDRYFQIAKCFRDEDLRADRQPEFTQIDVEMSFVNQDEVMEMFDKFVTEVLGKVWNFEPPRHIRRMKWAEAMLKYGSDKPDLRFDLEIHDVSEIGAKSNFGVFKNCVAAGGKIRGIAAKGCVDFTRKQIDELTAYVAKYGSKGLVWMRVKENDEVETQVGKFFTTEQLNELRDAVGAKCGDMMFFIAGPEKVAATAMGQLRLEVARIKGLRDPKKREFVWITEFPMFEYSDTEGRYMAMHHPFTNPLPEHLDMMLGGNLKDCNAEAYDLVLNGVEIGGGSIRIHNPEVQEKVFRLLGLSEEQVRTKFGFFVDAFKYGAPPHGGLAFGLDRVVATMEGEESIRDYIAFPKNTSASSPMDQCPSEVDLQQLQDIHISVQMPKTAEKK
- a CDS encoding FISUMP domain-containing protein, whose translation is MRKSILALTISSLFSIALVACGDSGADAGDSNNNWKKDSSSDPSVLIDVRDGEQYRTVRIGNQLWMAENLRFYDTLWSPTLPDYSEADEFGRLYTYGAAMAGHDYIDSGYNEGICPVGWHLPSMAEFDVLKNFVSEFCPSVDSCLRSTEGWDFAGNDRFGFNAKHPSETNIVRYWTSNSADDGMRINTDHGYTYRSNSSDAVMYVLRDSYGYNTFSADFAAKVNLFYVRCVKGSDVDSAAYMDNYLKGRENMIEYLSSSAAYQAYLSSSSAAEWARVQQGAKKYFNPDLNYGEFVDARDGQTYGFLQIGNYTWMAENMRYFFKGLYNSYCEEYLGCVTRFYADTVKYFLTGFRYPDTLLSQVCPAGWHVPSSAEWNDLSETAVSSGNLLANDKNWDSRAQATNSTGFTVITTTSDYDDVPESSPFNEADFWVLSDSVSVTYRLDTIYVAADTLKPFVPSDGDSIVLVDSTGTDSSGADVEIDPTPAILSVDSVRVETKYYVYYEYEWVFNRFEYDVTSRSYNSYVRCVKDY
- a CDS encoding CotH kinase family protein; this translates as MQKKIILLPVIASAMLIGCSDDAKDINALTDPTPSIGEDPYTTPYIDPNTGDYIDPSTGDTIPTVPYVNPETGDTVPAFQVVDPNTGDTVQVPVVIPDPVPNQDNPSSNSQPANSSASLDPNGTPNPDPNDPNQNIQVSSASQPQSSSSGLKDYEDNHKAKATFLPKAGFYSNLTIEPPTPQKGGQIKCTFDGSFPTQNSESLTQAKQITENTVIRCSEFVNGQPADTTTQTYFINEKVSMPVVALTVNHTDMFDSSKGLYATGDLTNNPGGMGMWAGAGGDDTNNPKCTEPCKQANFWKDDELPVHVEYFENGSSTTEKTWEIDAGISIIGNYSRYKPKKSVAIKMDNDDYGDKVLKYSFFKTRPEAKKMKSFNLRNNGNRFWTDYFGDPMLVSLMEGTEVDYQRSLQVVVFYNGEYFGIHDLRERLNRSFVETNYGIDSKSINVVKNCANGDQGCVNGWAPSGTNGASSTEFGQLTNTITSGNFAGENNPSYEEIKQKLNVSSFAQYMIAEMYIHNGDWPNNNIRAWGSPNNGHPFKFMIFDVDHGYGFTPGIMGFDTESQNMFQWVLGSATMDNNQGNQGGATQQPGGPGGMGGNWNIGGMGGWSSGANTTIGNMLKKLLANPDFKRLFINQGCILLNDYLTYEKVQKAVQTMAAMIPSTEQSRDEQRWPRNQAKYNWSPSGADILRFAQNRTQTFRQEMATYFGLQGEATVSISSSGNGTVLVEGMKLPSSNYQGKFFTGMQMQLQAIPTAGSVFNGWSDGNTANPRLIDINGNMSITAQFK
- a CDS encoding DUF2442 domain-containing protein — protein: MQRDEIEKIEPVSNGLKLTAKDGRLATLHYKDFERLKSASPKQRLDYRISFEGLRWDDLDEDISFESIFNPDQFPLKLSPKLKPINMSEVARRLGIQQSLMAAYMNGSKHPSEKRKKAILDEIHKIANELLSI
- the aqpZ gene encoding aquaporin Z, translated to MKLTTRAIAEAIGTFWLVFGGCGAAVLACGVPTTGIGYVGVSLAFGLTVLTMAYAIGHISGCHLNPAVTLGQVAGGRFPAKEAPAYIAAQVIGGIIAAALLYVIACPDLTNAGIGAFATNGWSDSLKDGLNAFGGKTSGMLSAFLIETVLTAIFLFVIMGATDGRAPAGFAPIAIGLCLTLIHLISIPVTNTSVNPARSTAMAVFVGGAAIKQLWLFWVAPILGGVIGGIAYKCIAECKCSKK